From Rutidosis leptorrhynchoides isolate AG116_Rl617_1_P2 chromosome 3, CSIRO_AGI_Rlap_v1, whole genome shotgun sequence, a single genomic window includes:
- the LOC139900392 gene encoding uncharacterized protein — protein MNPPPSHRFCKFFLMCTISLNIRGIGQTGKISWLKRICYKEKPSILGLQETKCGQTRDNTIESFWGNSDFKFVQKDSDGASGGILTIWDTNIFSFNYAIEGEFFLAICGTWAGHDSEIAFINVYGPHSHSKKLRLWSELSSLTNSLNIPHIVFGDFNEVRNKTERMNTEYNQNWADNFNNFINNSGLIDLPLGGKRFTRICEKTMKFSKLDRFLISDGIFTIWPNTSSKTLDRDLSDHCPIILRNNLLDSGPKPIRVFDTWLDLKDADTIIEKAWLIPISGNRPDCIFRNKLKNVKLELKKHSNQLDNLDSQIRDHLTECNNWEQTAETRPLSETEKQKWIDEKMHHIVKEKKENKHA, from the coding sequence ATGAATCCACCTCCGTCACATCGATTCTGTAAGTTTTTTCTCATGTGTACGATTTCTCTTAATATTCGGGGTATTGGACAAACGGGTAAAATAAGCTGGCTTAAACGTATTTGCTATAAAGAAAAACCATCAATTCTAGGCCTCCAGGAAACCAAATGCGGCCAAACACGTGACAACACCATTGAATCTTTCTGGGGTAATTCTGATTTTAAATTCGTCCAAAAGGATTCGGATGGTGCTTCCGGAGGTATCCTAACTATTTGGGATACTAATATCTTTTCGTTCAACTATGCTATTGAGGGTGAATTCTTTCTTGCAATTTGTGGCACGTGGGCGGGTCATGACTCTGAAATTGCCTTCATTAATGTTTATGGCCCCCATTCCCATTCAAAAAAACTTAGACTTTGGAGCGAACTCTCATCCCTTACTAACTCCCTTAATATCCCACACATTGTTTTTGGTGACTTCAACGAAGTAAGAAACAAAACAGAACGCATGAACACAGAGTATAATCAAAATTGGGCAGATAATTTTAATAACTTTATAAATAACTCTGGATTAATTGATCTTCCTTTAGGCGGTAAAAGGTTCACAAGGATTTGTGAAAAAACAATGAAGTTTAGTAAACTTGACCGATTCCTCATTTCCGATGGCATCTTCACTATCTGGCCCAACACATCCTCCAAAACTCTTGATCGGGACCTTTCTGACCACTGTCCCATTATCCTAAGAAATAACCTCCTCGATTCTGGCCCTAAGCCAATACGTGTCTTTGACACATGGCTAGATTTAAAAGATGCCGACACCATCATAGAAAAGGCTTGGTTGATCCCAATTAGTGGGAATAGGCCTGACTGCATTTTCCGTAACAAACTAAAAAACGTTAAATTAGAACTTAAAAAACATAGTAATCAACTTGATAACTTAGACTCCCAAATACGTGATCATCTTACTGAATGTAATAATTGGGAACAAACCGCCGAAACTAGACCTTTATCCGAAACTGAAAAACAAAAATGGATCGATGAAAAAATGCATCACATCgtcaaagaaaaaaaagaaaacaaacatgcttaa